From the Gemmatimonadaceae bacterium genome, the window GGGGCACGCTGTTCCTCGACGAAGTCGGCGATTTGGGCGCCGAGGCGCAAGCGAAGTTGCTGCGCGCAATCGAGGCCAAGGAGATCGAACGCGTCGGCGGCGGAAAGCCGGTGCGCGTCGAAGTGCGCATCGTCTCGGCGACGAACAAGGATCTGGCGCGCGGTGTGCTCGACGGCGCGTTTCGGGACGATCTGCTCTTCCGACTCAACGTCATTCCGATTCCGCTGCCGCCGCTGCGCGATCGCCCGGGCGACATTCCGTCGCTGGTGCGTCACTTCGCGGCGTTGCACCGGTTGCGCACCGGGCAGGCGGTCCCCGAGTGGACGGAGGACGCGATCGCCGCGCTCACGCGTCATCGCTGGCCGGGCAACGTGCGCGAGCTCGCCAACATCGTCGAGCGTCTGGCGATTCTCCACGCCGGGCGCCGCGTGACCGAAACCGACGTCGCGTCGGTCCTTCCGCTCGAGCGCGCGCCGCGCGCGGCGACGCCGCCGGCGGCGCTTCCCCTCCCCGACGCCGCCGAGCTGGAATCGTCGCTCAGCGACACGCTCGACGACTACGAGCGCACGCTCATCTCGCGCGCGTTGTCGATGGCAAACGGCAACGTCGCCGAAGCGGCCCGACGGCTGCACACCGACCGGCCCAACTTGTATCGAAGGATGCGGCGGCTGGGTATCGCCGTCGGCGCCGAATAGCGGGTGACCGGGCCCCGCGACCTTGACTGGAGTTCTCATGCGTAGGCGAACGTTGGCACTGATCGGCGCGGGCGCCGCCGCGATTTTCCATGCGGCCTTCCCGCCCGCCGCGAGCGCGCAGGAGATTCAATCCGCGGCGCGCTCGTCGCTGCCGCGCGACGTGCGGCGCGAAGCGGTGGACCGGTGGAACGGACAGAACGCGCTGCGCGCGACGGAGCAGGCGGAGATCGCCGCGGGCCAGGAAGTGAGCGGCAACGTGGCGGTGCAGCACGGTCCGCTGCTCATCGCGGGACATGTGACGGGCAACGTGCTGGCGCTGAACGCGAACGTCGTGCTGCGCCCCTCGGCGCACGTCGACGGCGCGCTCCTCGTGATCGGCGGTCGCGCCGAGGGCGCCGACTCGGCGCGAGTGGACGGCGGAATCCGGACGTACGCCGACTCGCTCGTGTATCGACAGGACGGCGACCGGATCGTCGCGATCAGCACGGGCGAACCGGACGAGGACCCGTGGTGGCGCCGTATCGAGCGGCAGCACGACGAGAATTGGGCGAAGGCAGTTCGCATCGTCCAGGCCGGCGCGTACAACCGCGTCGAGGGATGGCCGCTGAACATCGGTCCCGTGATGCACCGGCTCACGCCGTGGGGAAGCATCGACGCCGGCGCGTCGGCGATCGTGCGCACCGGGAGCTTCGAGTCGGAGAACGGCGACGTCGGTCACGACCTGCGCGGCGAAATACGATTCGGGCGTGAGCGCGGGATCGGAATCGGCGGGCGCGTGTTCAGCGTCGTCGATCCGGTCGAAGACTGGCAGCTGAGCAGCGTCGAGAGCGCGCTCGCCGCGTTCCTCGTCCGCCGCGATTATCGCGACTACTTCCAGCGCCATGGCGCGACGGCGATCGCGACGCTCTACGGAACGGGCAACGTGCGCCTCACCGGCACCTACGCCGAAGAACATTGGGATTCGCGTTTGCTTAAAAACCCGTTCACACTCTTCAACGACGCGCAGAACTGGCGCGCGAACCCCGAGGTCGACGCCGGCGTGTTCCACATCGGCACGCTGTCACTCACGTTCGACACGCGGACGGATGAGGACGACCCGTGGTCCGGGTGGCTGGCGATGGCGAACGTCGAGCACGGCGCGGGTCGTCCGACGGAAATCGGACTCACGTCGCTCCCGCGCGAGACGCAGGCCGGCGATCACGTCGAGTACACGCGTGGATTCCTGGACCTGCGCCGCTACAACCGCCTCGGGCCGAACGATCAGCTGAACATGCGCGTCGTGCTCGGCGGCTGGCTCGGCGGAAACGAGCTGCCGCTCGAGCGGCGGCTCTCCGTCGACGGCCCCGGCTCGATTCCGGGATACGATTTCCGTTCCGTGGTCACCCCGAACGTCGCCAATTGCAACTACGGAACGGCCCTCGTGTTGGGGCAGCCGGCACAGTGCGACCGGATCATGCTCGCACAGGTCGAGTATCGGGGCGACCTGCGCTTTGATTTCACGGGAAGATGGCCGGACTGGCCGAGGAACTATCACAGCGAGCATGGCGACGTCGCGTACGTCGTGTTCGCCGACGCGGGCCGCGGTTGGCTCGTCGGCACGGCGCCGGGAAGCGTCGGCATCGGCTCGACGGAGATTCCGCCGCTGTCGACCTTCCGCACCGACATCGGGTTCGGTCTCGACGTCGCGGGAATCGGCGTCTACGCGGCGAAGTCGCTCTCCACGCCGGCGCAGAAGCTGAATTTCTTCTTCCGGCTGAGGCATCGCTTTTGAGCCGTCGGCCGCGCCGATTGTCGGCGACGCGGTTGGTTGCAAGCCTGGCGCTGTGGTTTGGAGCCATGGCCGCGCCGCTTTCCGCGCAGGAGAGCGCCGTGCGCCTCGGCCTGGCCGTCACTCCCGCGACGGCGACGAAGGAAGGTCCGTCGATCACGAGCGCGAACTTGCTCGCCGACTCGAAGACGCGAGAGCTGTTGCGCAACGGATTTCCGGCGCGCATCCACTATCGGCTCGAGCTGTGGTCGAAGGGCGGCTTGGGCGGCGACGACCGTACCGGCCTCACGGAATGGGACGTGCTCGTCGCGTACGATCCGACGAGCCAGCTATTCAACGTCATCCGTCGCACGATGGCGAACGACGTGAACGTCGTGAGCGAGAACTTCGGCGGCTTCTCGTCGCTCTCGGCCGCCGAGGCGCAGTTCGGCCGACCATACCGCGCGTCGATCCACCCCGATCGCACGGGGCGCTTTTACTACAACCTGTCGGTCGACGTGCAGACGCTTACCGTGAGCGATCTCGACGCGCTCCAGCAATGGCTCCGCGGCTCGTCGGCGCCGCAGCGGAGGGGCGTGTTGGGCGGGATTTGGAGCGGCATCGGGACGCTCGTGTCGCGAATCCTTGGCGGGGATAAGAGAAAGTATGAGCAGAGGTCGGAAATATTCGATGCACAATGAACTGCGCAGACGGCGCAGATGACGAGGGGCGCGACTGAAAGGGACGCGAACTCCCGAAGGGCGCGACTGCCAAGGGACGCGAAAGGCGCGACTGCCAAACAGCGTGAACAGCGCGACTGCCGAACAGCGTGAAGGGCGCGACTAGCCAATAGCGGGAACAGCGCGGCTAGCCAACAGCGTGACGGCGCGACTGGCCAACGGCGGAACCGCGCCACTAGCCAACCGCGGAACCGCGCGACTAGCCAACCGCGTGAATAGTGGCGACGGCCGAATTGCGCGAAGGGCGCGAGGTGTCCAGGGTCGGGCGGCGGGAAACAATACGGCTTGCGTTAAAGCGGTGACGGATCTCCGAGAGCCGGCATTAACGTCGCGCATGGACGACAATCACCGAACACCTCGATGTACTCGACGCGGCGCAGGCCGTCGAGGACGAGATCAATCGGCTCATCGACGACCGCAAACGGCGGCTCGTGCACGTTTATCAGCTCCGCAGTCCGCCCACGCGATCGGCGTGAACATCCGCGAGGGCTTCGGCCGTGGACCCGGCGGCGGTCGAGCTCAGTCGATTCGTGTGGCGCGGGGCGAGGCGGAGGAGACGATCGGCCACCTGCGATCCAACTTCGCCATGCAACGCCTCGAAAGGTCGACCTACTGGCGCCTGCGCAATCGCCTCGTCGTGATCAACAGGATGCTAAACTCGCTGGAACACAGCTAAACCGCCGGCCCCCCGCGCCCCTGCCCCTCCGCGCCGTTTGGCAGTCGCGCCGCTCGCGCCGTCTGGCAGTCGCGCCGTTCGGGAGTTCGCGCCCCTTTCAGTCGCGCAATTCGTCAGCTGCGCAGTCCGCCGTTTTTGCTGCGCAATCCGCAGTCTTCAGCTACGCAAACCTGCCGTCTTAAGCCCACGATGCTCGAGCTGCTCGAGGTGATGCAGCACCTCGGATCCGTAGAACGTCTTGATGTATCTCGCTTGCGTCGGTGTGAGCCGGCGTACCGCCCAGCTGAGGTGCACGAAGTGCGGTTCGACCGGGTGCGAGAGCGGGTGCATCCCGATCTCCTCGGGGAGCCGGTTGCCTTTGCGCGTGTTGCACCCGCTGCAGGCGGCCACGACGTTCGTCCAATCGTTGGTACCGCCGCGGGACAGCGGGATCAGGTGGTCGCGCGTGAGCGCTTCGCGCGGCTTGAACTCCGTCATGTGCCGGCCGCAGTACTGGCAGGTATAACGGTCGCGCGCGAACAGGAACGTGTTCGTCACTTGCCGGCGGAAGCGCCGCGGCACGTGGATGAACTTCGTGAGTCGGATTACGGCTGGCCTCGGCATCGTGAGGCGCTCTGATCGCACGACGCGATCCGAGTCCGCCTCGACGATTTCGGCCTTGCCGTCAATCACGAGTCGGAGCGCGCGCCGCATCGGGACCATCGTCAGCGGCTCGTACGAGGCGTTCAGGGCCAGACAGCCAAGCACCACGAAGCTTCCCCTCCCTCTATTCGAGGATCGGCACACGAACTCCTTCAGTACAGCCTACGGGGAGACTGCGAAGGGCGATCGACGGCGTGCGCCCAACCCCAACAACAAGCGCAACTGCATGTGCCGGAAGGCTCTACAGCAAGCTATGCAGACGCCAGCGACGCGACAAGATCGAATCCCAATCGCTCCACCGTCGCTAGCGTCCCGTTTCCCCCCCGGCATCCAGCCAGTCAGCGAGCGCATCGCCCAACTGCTGCATCCTCGCGGCAAGTTCCGGGCGCCCGCCCGTAAGTCGTCCGCCAGACACCAACGGCCTGCCCGCCACCGCCACGAACGTGGCCGGCGCACCTCCGAGCGCGAACACGGCGGCGGTCGTGGGATCGGTGGTCGGCGCGACCCGGCTGAGCGAGAAGGCGACGAGGTCTGCCTGCTTCCCTTCCTCCAGCGACCCAACGACTCCCTCGAGACCCAGCGACGCCGCGCCGCCGAGCGTCGCGAGCTCGAGGACGTCCGCCGCCGACGGTGTCTCGAATGACTGCAGACGCGAGCGCTGCGACAAGAGTGCGACGCGGGCTTCGTCGAGCAGGTCCATGCGATTGTTGCTCGCCACCGAATCGGAGCCGAGGCCGACCGTGACTCC encodes:
- a CDS encoding sigma-54 dependent transcriptional regulator, which translates into the protein MPSVLIIDDESNIRRMVGALLTAEGYEVRDAHDGVGGLTRALEAEPDALLLDLMIPGEMDGMATLARVRESLPDVPVIMMSGRAGLSDAVKATKLGAFNFLEKPLSPEGVLLALSSAMELRQARREARTLRADLGLSGEMVGDSPGIRQVRALIERVAPSDSRVMITGESGTGKELVAAAIHAGSERRDRPFVRVNCAAIPRDLVESEMFGHERGAFTGATDRRIGRFELAHRGTLFLDEVGDLGAEAQAKLLRAIEAKEIERVGGGKPVRVEVRIVSATNKDLARGVLDGAFRDDLLFRLNVIPIPLPPLRDRPGDIPSLVRHFAALHRLRTGQAVPEWTEDAIAALTRHRWPGNVRELANIVERLAILHAGRRVTETDVASVLPLERAPRAATPPAALPLPDAAELESSLSDTLDDYERTLISRALSMANGNVAEAARRLHTDRPNLYRRMRRLGIAVGAE
- a CDS encoding four helix bundle protein, with protein sequence MDDNHRTPRCTRRGAGRRGRDQSAHRRPQTAARARLSAPQSAHAIGVNIREGFGRGPGGGRAQSIRVARGEAEETIGHLRSNFAMQRLERSTYWRLRNRLVVINRMLNSLEHS
- a CDS encoding HNH endonuclease — translated: MVLGCLALNASYEPLTMVPMRRALRLVIDGKAEIVEADSDRVVRSERLTMPRPAVIRLTKFIHVPRRFRRQVTNTFLFARDRYTCQYCGRHMTEFKPREALTRDHLIPLSRGGTNDWTNVVAACSGCNTRKGNRLPEEIGMHPLSHPVEPHFVHLSWAVRRLTPTQARYIKTFYGSEVLHHLEQLEHRGLKTAGLRS